A stretch of Corynebacterium timonense DNA encodes these proteins:
- a CDS encoding S8 family serine peptidase, protein MRAAALAACTASTAILCVAVPSAAAQDVPCAVPAPAAAPAAPAWTGELRRFATGAGVRVAVIDTGVSPNEELPRLVGGADLVSPDAPNPLFDCDGHGTVVAGIIAARTVGVAPGAEILAVRQTSAHYRNRQPGDEVEASGSVRSLAQAIHAALDERARVINVSVVSCVDPRDRAALDASELEGALSRAEAEGAVVVAAAGNVGPHCAQGSAVVPSHFPTVLAVGARDSEHTVADFSVAAPADAVPVSAAGTVEVGLSWAGGGFAGGVAPQRDAVTPFVGTSFAAPVVAGTAALLIERYPHLTPGEVRALIAAAAQPSGGAVDPLATITFVGDTRRDSAEPLAIDLAQGSESPARGRWAWAMAGLTLAAGCAAAVAGALSRWRSTRPRG, encoded by the coding sequence ATGCGCGCCGCCGCCCTCGCAGCCTGCACGGCCAGCACCGCCATCCTGTGCGTCGCCGTCCCGTCGGCGGCGGCCCAGGATGTCCCCTGCGCCGTGCCCGCACCCGCCGCAGCGCCCGCCGCACCGGCGTGGACAGGCGAGCTGCGCCGCTTTGCCACGGGCGCCGGGGTCCGGGTCGCCGTCATCGACACCGGGGTCAGCCCCAACGAGGAGCTGCCCCGCCTCGTCGGCGGGGCCGACCTGGTCTCCCCCGACGCGCCGAACCCGCTGTTCGACTGCGACGGCCACGGCACTGTCGTCGCCGGGATTATCGCCGCGCGCACGGTCGGCGTCGCCCCCGGGGCGGAGATCCTGGCGGTGCGGCAGACCTCTGCCCACTACCGCAACCGGCAGCCGGGGGACGAGGTCGAGGCGTCGGGAAGCGTGCGCTCCCTCGCGCAGGCGATCCACGCCGCGCTCGACGAGCGGGCGCGGGTGATCAACGTGTCCGTCGTCTCCTGCGTGGACCCGCGCGACCGCGCCGCGCTCGACGCGTCCGAGCTCGAGGGGGCGCTGTCCCGCGCGGAGGCGGAGGGCGCGGTGGTCGTGGCCGCGGCCGGCAACGTCGGGCCGCACTGCGCCCAGGGCTCCGCCGTGGTGCCGTCGCATTTTCCCACCGTCCTCGCCGTCGGGGCGCGCGACAGCGAGCATACGGTGGCGGACTTTTCGGTGGCCGCTCCGGCAGACGCAGTGCCCGTCTCGGCGGCCGGCACGGTCGAGGTGGGGCTGTCCTGGGCGGGCGGCGGGTTCGCCGGCGGCGTGGCCCCGCAGCGCGACGCGGTCACCCCGTTCGTGGGCACGAGCTTCGCTGCCCCCGTGGTCGCGGGCACCGCCGCGCTGCTCATCGAGCGCTACCCGCACCTGACGCCCGGCGAGGTCCGCGCGCTCATCGCGGCGGCGGCGCAGCCCTCCGGTGGGGCCGTCGACCCGCTGGCGACCATCACGTTCGTGGGCGACACGCGCCGCGACAGCGCCGAGCCCTTGGCCATCGATCTCGCCCAGGGGAGCGAGTCCCCGGCGCGCGGGCGCTGGGCGTGGGCCATGGCCGGCCTCACCCTCGCCGCGGGCTGCGCCGCCGCCGTGGCGGGTGCGCTCAGTAGGTGGCGGTCAACGCGGCCGCGCGGCTAA
- the eccB gene encoding type VII secretion protein EccB, which yields MRKPAHARPERLLPTTRAQVTGHRFMRRRVEHGLVFGDIRMIHDPLATRRRAMILGVVAVALGVAAAALFAWLKPAPNPGDALIWRDAAGNLYVRVDDTVHPVSNLASARLVAGTAEEPARVGQEHLVGAPRGVPIGIGDAPSAFAAAETPDLTWAVCERAGEVTVLAVEAAAAPRAFAPDTAVLASVGGKEWVVTAEGRTLLPASDSPQGRVVRRRLGIDAGTPRWQPPAGVLGALREHPPVALPDPLPEVLTAGEESWLLTADGGVQNVSPTQRDILADAGASVREVERDDVAGYPDAAPAVDLRLPETAPRWADPAAGAVCVDESRGAAGGEGVDAAGRTPLSGGAVATHFAGLPAGSVAVDTGHGYHVVSLHGLRHEADSAATLEVLGAAHVETVPWEILSLLPEGSPLSRAAALTATY from the coding sequence ATGAGAAAACCCGCTCACGCGCGGCCGGAGCGGCTGCTGCCGACCACTCGGGCGCAGGTCACCGGCCACCGCTTTATGCGTCGCAGGGTGGAGCACGGTTTAGTGTTCGGCGACATCAGGATGATCCACGACCCGCTGGCCACGAGGCGCCGCGCGATGATCCTGGGGGTGGTCGCCGTGGCGCTTGGCGTGGCCGCGGCGGCGCTGTTCGCGTGGCTGAAGCCCGCCCCGAACCCGGGCGACGCCCTGATCTGGCGGGACGCGGCGGGAAACCTGTACGTGCGCGTCGACGACACGGTGCACCCCGTGAGCAACCTCGCGTCCGCGCGGCTCGTGGCGGGCACGGCGGAAGAGCCCGCGCGGGTGGGCCAGGAGCACCTCGTCGGCGCGCCGCGCGGGGTGCCCATCGGCATCGGCGACGCGCCTTCCGCCTTCGCGGCGGCGGAGACGCCGGATCTGACGTGGGCGGTGTGCGAACGCGCCGGGGAGGTCACGGTGCTGGCCGTGGAGGCCGCCGCGGCGCCGCGCGCCTTCGCGCCCGACACGGCGGTGCTCGCTTCGGTGGGCGGGAAGGAATGGGTGGTCACGGCGGAGGGGCGCACGCTGCTCCCGGCATCGGATTCGCCGCAGGGGCGCGTCGTGCGCCGCCGCCTCGGCATCGACGCTGGGACGCCGCGCTGGCAGCCCCCAGCGGGCGTGCTGGGCGCGCTGCGGGAACACCCGCCCGTCGCGCTGCCGGACCCGCTGCCCGAGGTGCTCACGGCGGGCGAGGAATCGTGGCTGCTCACCGCCGACGGCGGCGTGCAGAATGTGTCCCCGACGCAGCGCGACATCCTGGCGGACGCGGGTGCCAGCGTGCGCGAGGTGGAGCGGGACGACGTCGCAGGCTACCCCGACGCCGCCCCGGCCGTGGACCTGAGGCTGCCGGAGACGGCCCCGCGCTGGGCGGACCCGGCGGCGGGGGCCGTCTGCGTGGACGAGTCGCGCGGCGCGGCCGGGGGAGAGGGTGTTGACGCCGCCGGGCGGACCCCGCTGTCCGGCGGTGCGGTGGCCACCCACTTCGCCGGGCTGCCCGCGGGCTCCGTGGCAGTGGATACCGGGCACGGCTACCACGTGGTGTCGCTGCACGGGCTGCGCCACGAGGCGGACAGCGCCGCGACGCTCGAGGTGCTCGGGGCGGCGCACGTGGAGACGGTGCCGTGGGAGATCCTCTCCCTGCTGCCGGAGGGCAGCCCGCTTAGCCGCGCGGCCGCGTTGACCGCCACCTACTGA
- a CDS encoding DUF6541 family protein, whose product MLIGDRLNWLVRLPHGVGNIVQGWDSQWHANVVRFIMEEGVASPTRMGELQNVETHADLLYPSAYHAAVALFAEAAGLEPIPAVNIATTVLVGAALPVSMACLVFAALRSRGLTAQIAGGIAAAAIYVAPPIWVADYVGMWPYVVAASMAGAVVYLFCAVPYRRALALPAALAFVGVLQVHPSAVTYIALPVALFWLTSLLIRPARSRLMDLVWLAVPALVSVVLYVPQAMAGSQQAEEVAGWDSSTDTGITEPWSAVIGLNTRHVSEFFPDFSVVTLLWLAGLGALVTLLWRGQAWPVLFYALSVAAAVHALVPFDGVGGEILSVLTGLHYNAAHRLVLPVAMLTVAGAAIGVAAMIRLLTLAPLAARSGSPRWVRASAAASTVVALVAGAGAAWWVHDRAAEGAEASYRAVRVGGRMVNDDDLLAFDWLATQPAAWEGYTMGDPADGHSWIYAYNGVPTISRHYLWPTGGRGASFDTLYWHADMLGNGRRGDPEADTIADLAARDLNVKFFLLSPEPFWWEQFPNYELIKGLWTAPGATAVYRKGSTVIFAVNEQFSEAELRAMRLDAQRSGSDPLPAVESTAHPGAAEGGALE is encoded by the coding sequence ATGCTCATCGGGGACCGGCTGAATTGGCTCGTGCGCCTGCCCCACGGCGTGGGCAACATCGTGCAGGGCTGGGACTCGCAGTGGCACGCCAACGTGGTCCGGTTCATCATGGAAGAAGGCGTCGCCTCGCCCACGCGCATGGGCGAGCTGCAGAACGTCGAAACCCACGCCGACCTGCTCTACCCCTCGGCCTACCACGCGGCGGTCGCCCTCTTTGCCGAGGCGGCGGGGCTGGAGCCGATCCCCGCGGTGAACATCGCCACGACGGTGCTCGTGGGGGCGGCGCTGCCGGTGTCCATGGCGTGCCTCGTCTTCGCGGCGCTGCGCTCGCGGGGGCTGACGGCGCAGATCGCCGGGGGCATCGCCGCGGCCGCGATCTACGTGGCCCCGCCCATCTGGGTGGCGGACTACGTGGGCATGTGGCCGTACGTGGTCGCCGCCTCCATGGCCGGTGCCGTCGTCTACCTCTTCTGCGCGGTGCCGTACCGGCGGGCGCTCGCGCTGCCCGCGGCGCTGGCATTCGTCGGCGTGCTGCAGGTGCACCCGTCGGCGGTGACCTACATCGCGCTGCCGGTCGCCCTGTTCTGGCTGACCAGCTTGCTCATCCGCCCCGCCCGTTCGCGGCTGATGGACCTCGTCTGGCTTGCGGTGCCCGCCCTGGTGTCCGTGGTGCTCTACGTACCGCAGGCGATGGCTGGCTCGCAGCAGGCGGAGGAGGTCGCGGGCTGGGACAGCTCGACCGACACCGGCATTACCGAGCCGTGGAGCGCGGTGATCGGCCTGAACACGCGCCACGTGTCGGAGTTCTTCCCCGATTTCTCGGTGGTGACGCTGCTGTGGCTCGCGGGCCTCGGCGCGCTCGTGACGCTGCTGTGGCGCGGCCAGGCGTGGCCCGTGCTGTTCTACGCCCTGTCCGTGGCCGCCGCCGTCCACGCGCTTGTGCCCTTCGACGGGGTGGGGGGCGAGATTCTCTCGGTCCTCACCGGGCTGCACTACAACGCCGCCCACCGCCTCGTGCTACCGGTGGCGATGCTCACCGTCGCCGGCGCCGCGATCGGCGTCGCGGCGATGATCCGGCTGCTTACTCTCGCCCCGCTCGCGGCGCGCAGCGGTTCGCCCCGGTGGGTGAGGGCAAGCGCGGCCGCCTCTACAGTGGTCGCGCTTGTCGCCGGCGCGGGGGCCGCGTGGTGGGTGCACGACCGCGCCGCCGAGGGCGCCGAGGCGAGCTACCGAGCGGTGCGCGTGGGCGGGCGCATGGTCAACGACGACGACCTGCTCGCGTTCGACTGGCTGGCCACGCAGCCTGCCGCCTGGGAGGGCTACACCATGGGCGACCCCGCCGACGGCCACTCCTGGATCTACGCCTACAACGGCGTGCCCACGATCTCGCGGCACTACCTGTGGCCGACGGGCGGGCGCGGCGCGAGCTTTGACACGCTCTACTGGCACGCGGACATGCTCGGCAACGGGCGCCGCGGCGACCCGGAGGCAGACACGATCGCCGACCTCGCGGCGCGCGACCTCAACGTGAAGTTTTTCCTGCTCAGCCCCGAGCCCTTCTGGTGGGAGCAGTTTCCCAACTACGAGCTGATTAAGGGCCTGTGGACGGCCCCGGGGGCGACCGCGGTGTACCGCAAGGGCTCCACCGTCATCTTCGCGGTCAACGAGCAGTTCTCCGAGGCCGAGCTTCGCGCGATGCGTCTCGACGCCCAACGAAGCGGCTCCGACCCCCTCCCCGCGGTGGAGTCGACCGCACACCCCGGCGCGGCCGAGGGCGGTGCGCTAGAGTAA
- a CDS encoding DUF6541 family protein, whose product MALAGTVVLGLLVFVLPGFVVTWIAGARVPAAVAASIPATFGLVGLSAWMWGGVGARFGWLTLSITLLLAVAAAGLWRWAFARRARRRGPAAGGRRCGRGTGAPPASSTPRGCSRPRAWCSAPGCSSGTG is encoded by the coding sequence ATGGCACTAGCAGGGACGGTGGTTCTTGGCCTCCTTGTCTTCGTCCTCCCCGGGTTCGTGGTCACCTGGATCGCGGGCGCGCGGGTGCCCGCCGCCGTCGCCGCCTCAATCCCCGCCACCTTCGGGCTTGTCGGGTTGAGCGCCTGGATGTGGGGCGGGGTGGGCGCGCGGTTTGGGTGGCTGACGTTGTCCATCACGCTGCTGCTCGCCGTCGCCGCGGCGGGGCTGTGGCGCTGGGCCTTTGCCCGGCGCGCGCGCAGGCGGGGGCCGGCAGCTGGCGGGCGGCGCTGTGGCCGGGGGACTGGCGCGCCGCCAGCATCGTCGACCCCTCGTGGCTGCTCCCGGCCGCGGGCGTGGTGCTCGGCGCCTGGATGCTCATCGGGGACCGGCTGA
- the truA gene encoding tRNA pseudouridine(38-40) synthase TruA: protein MTTPTPNGAADTLRLRLDIAYDGTDFHGWARQKDAPDGTPTRTVQGTLEDALSTILRAPAQLTVAGRTDAGVHATGQVAHLDVPRASLEQRFIDGRPGNLVRRLAKFLPEDVRVYKVTEAHPLFDARFAALERSYVYRVTTNPAGALPTRRADTAVWPKPVNIERMQAAADLVVGLHDYAAFCKPRPHATTVREVTQMRWVEASTRDEPDLYEAHVRADAFCWNMVRALVASCLQVGEGARDATWVGALLGERERCAEVRLAPARGLTLTGVSYPAEADYAERIRATRARRDEDEARRNRAPSGS from the coding sequence GTGACCACCCCCACCCCGAACGGCGCCGCCGACACGCTCCGGCTCCGCCTCGACATCGCCTACGACGGCACCGACTTCCACGGCTGGGCCCGGCAAAAGGACGCGCCCGACGGCACGCCCACCCGCACGGTCCAGGGCACGCTCGAGGACGCGCTGAGCACCATCCTGCGCGCGCCCGCGCAGCTGACGGTGGCGGGGCGCACCGACGCCGGCGTCCACGCCACCGGCCAGGTCGCGCACCTCGACGTCCCGCGCGCGAGCCTCGAGCAGCGCTTCATCGATGGCCGCCCCGGCAACCTCGTGCGCCGCCTGGCCAAGTTCCTCCCCGAGGACGTGCGGGTGTACAAGGTCACCGAGGCGCACCCGCTTTTCGACGCCCGATTCGCCGCCCTGGAGCGCAGCTACGTGTATCGGGTGACCACCAACCCGGCCGGGGCGCTGCCGACCCGCCGGGCGGACACCGCTGTGTGGCCGAAGCCGGTGAACATCGAGCGGATGCAGGCCGCCGCCGACCTCGTCGTGGGCCTGCACGATTATGCGGCGTTTTGCAAGCCGCGCCCGCACGCGACGACGGTGCGGGAGGTGACCCAGATGCGGTGGGTGGAGGCGTCGACACGCGATGAGCCCGACCTCTACGAGGCCCACGTGCGCGCCGACGCCTTCTGCTGGAACATGGTGCGCGCGCTCGTCGCGTCGTGCCTGCAGGTGGGCGAGGGCGCTCGCGACGCGACGTGGGTAGGGGCGCTGCTGGGGGAGCGTGAGCGTTGCGCCGAGGTGCGGCTTGCGCCCGCGCGCGGGCTGACGCTGACCGGGGTGAGCTACCCGGCGGAGGCGGACTACGCTGAGCGCATCCGCGCAACACGGGCGCGCCGCGACGAGGACGAAGCGCGTCGGAACAGGGCTCCTTCGGGCAGCTGA
- the rplQ gene encoding 50S ribosomal protein L17, whose amino-acid sequence MPTPKKGARLGGSASHQKHIVSNLAQSLFEHGAITTTAAKAKVLRPYAEKLITKAKKGTLADRRAVAAELPNKDIVAYLFNELAPKFANRDGGYTRSIKLENRAGDNAPMTHISLVLEETVSAEATRTARAAASKEAEKAKAEEAKADEAEAEAEADEAEAEAEAEAVSEADEETTDN is encoded by the coding sequence ATGCCTACCCCTAAGAAGGGTGCCCGTCTCGGAGGGTCCGCCAGCCACCAGAAGCACATCGTTTCTAACCTGGCCCAGTCCCTCTTCGAGCACGGAGCCATCACAACGACCGCAGCCAAGGCCAAGGTCCTGCGCCCCTACGCAGAGAAGCTGATCACCAAGGCCAAGAAGGGCACGCTGGCCGACCGCCGCGCCGTCGCCGCCGAGCTGCCGAACAAGGACATCGTCGCGTACCTGTTCAACGAGCTCGCCCCGAAGTTCGCCAACCGCGATGGCGGCTACACCCGCTCCATCAAGCTGGAGAACCGCGCCGGCGACAACGCCCCGATGACCCACATCTCCCTCGTCCTCGAAGAGACCGTCTCCGCCGAGGCGACCCGCACCGCCCGCGCCGCCGCCTCCAAGGAGGCCGAGAAGGCGAAGGCCGAGGAGGCCAAGGCTGACGAGGCTGAGGCTGAGGCTGAGGCTGACGAAGCTGAGGCTGAGGCTGAGGCTGAGGCCGTGTCTGAGGCCGACGAGGAGACCACGGACAACTAG
- a CDS encoding DNA-directed RNA polymerase subunit alpha: MLISQRPQLTEEYIDTNRSKFVIEPLEPGFGYTLGNSLRRTLLSSIPGAAVTSIKIDGVLHEFTTINGIKENVSEIILNVKDIVLSSDSDEPVVMYLSKQGPGDVTAGDIELPAGVEVHNPDLHIASLNEQARLEMELIVERGRGYVPAVPSAGGEVGRIPVDQIYSPVTRVAYKVEATRVEQRTDFDRLVIDVETKNSITARDALASAGSTLVELFGLARELNTAAEGIEIGPSPQETEYIAAYNLPIEDLNFSVRSYNCLKRQEIHTVGELAECTESDLLDIRNFGQKSINEVKIKLASLGLTLKDAPEDFDPTQIEGYDAETGDYVDVSADETE, from the coding sequence ATGCTCATCTCGCAGCGCCCCCAGCTGACCGAGGAATACATCGACACCAACCGTTCGAAGTTCGTCATCGAGCCGCTCGAGCCCGGTTTCGGCTACACCCTCGGCAACTCCTTGCGCCGCACGCTGCTGTCGTCCATCCCGGGCGCGGCCGTGACCTCCATCAAGATCGATGGCGTGCTCCACGAGTTCACCACGATCAACGGCATCAAGGAGAACGTGTCCGAGATCATCCTCAACGTCAAGGACATTGTCCTGTCCTCCGACTCCGACGAGCCGGTGGTCATGTACCTGTCCAAGCAGGGGCCTGGCGACGTCACCGCGGGCGACATTGAGCTGCCCGCCGGGGTGGAGGTCCACAACCCGGACCTGCACATCGCCTCGCTCAACGAGCAGGCGCGCCTCGAGATGGAGCTCATCGTCGAGCGCGGCCGCGGCTACGTCCCGGCTGTGCCCAGCGCTGGCGGCGAGGTCGGCCGCATCCCGGTCGACCAGATCTACTCCCCGGTGACCCGCGTCGCCTACAAGGTGGAGGCCACCCGTGTTGAGCAGCGCACCGACTTTGACCGCCTGGTGATCGATGTGGAGACCAAGAACTCCATCACGGCCCGCGACGCCCTCGCGTCCGCCGGCTCCACCCTCGTCGAGCTGTTCGGCCTCGCCCGCGAGCTGAACACCGCCGCCGAGGGCATCGAGATTGGCCCCTCCCCGCAGGAGACCGAGTACATCGCGGCCTACAACCTGCCCATCGAGGACCTGAACTTCTCCGTGCGCTCCTACAACTGCCTGAAGCGCCAGGAGATTCACACGGTGGGTGAGCTCGCTGAGTGCACCGAGAGCGACCTGCTGGACATCCGCAACTTCGGCCAGAAGTCCATCAATGAGGTGAAGATCAAGCTCGCCTCCCTGGGCCTGACCCTGAAGGACGCCCCGGAAGATTTCGACCCGACTCAGATCGAGGGCTACGACGCCGAAACCGGCGACTACGTCGACGTCAGCGCGGACGAGACCGAGTAA
- the rpsD gene encoding 30S ribosomal protein S4, translated as MARYTGPATRKSRRLRVDLVGGDLSFERRPYPPGQAGRARIKESEYLLQLQEKQKARFTYGVMEKQFRRYYEEANRLPGKTGDNLLILLESRLDNVVYRAGLARTRRQARQLVSHGHFTVNGKKTNVPSYRVSQYDIVDVREKSRGMLWFEEAQDNLVDSVVPAWLQVVPETLRILVHQLPERAQIEVPLQEQLIVELYSK; from the coding sequence ATGGCTCGTTATACCGGCCCTGCTACCCGTAAGTCCCGTCGCCTCCGCGTCGACCTCGTCGGCGGCGACCTGTCCTTCGAGCGTCGCCCCTACCCCCCGGGGCAGGCTGGCCGCGCCCGCATCAAGGAGTCCGAGTACCTGCTCCAGCTGCAGGAGAAGCAGAAAGCCCGCTTCACCTACGGCGTCATGGAGAAGCAGTTCCGCCGCTACTACGAGGAGGCGAACCGCCTTCCCGGCAAGACCGGCGACAACCTGCTGATCCTCCTGGAGTCCCGCCTGGACAACGTCGTTTACCGAGCTGGCCTGGCCCGCACCCGCCGCCAGGCCCGCCAGCTGGTCTCCCACGGCCACTTCACGGTCAACGGCAAGAAGACCAACGTCCCGTCCTACCGCGTGTCCCAGTACGACATCGTCGACGTCCGCGAGAAGTCCCGCGGCATGCTGTGGTTCGAGGAGGCCCAGGACAACCTGGTCGACTCCGTCGTGCCGGCCTGGCTCCAGGTCGTGCCGGAGACCCTGCGCATTCTCGTGCACCAGCTGCCCGAGCGCGCTCAGATCGAGGTTCCGCTGCAGGAGCAGCTGATCGTCGAGCTTTACTCGAAGTAG
- the rpsK gene encoding 30S ribosomal protein S11: MPPKTRSGARRGGRRVVKKNVAAGHAYIKSTFNNTIVSITDPNGAVISWASSGHVGFKGSRKSTPFAAQMAAENAARKAMDHGMKKVDVFVKGPGSGRETAIRSLQAAGLEVSSISDVTPQPFNGCRPPKRRRV, from the coding sequence ATGCCTCCGAAGACTCGTTCCGGCGCGCGCCGTGGTGGCCGCCGCGTCGTCAAGAAGAATGTGGCCGCTGGCCACGCATACATCAAGTCCACGTTCAACAACACCATCGTGTCTATTACGGACCCGAACGGTGCCGTGATCTCGTGGGCGTCCTCCGGCCACGTCGGCTTCAAGGGCTCCCGCAAGTCCACCCCCTTCGCAGCCCAGATGGCGGCGGAGAACGCCGCCCGCAAGGCGATGGACCACGGCATGAAGAAGGTTGACGTCTTTGTCAAGGGTCCGGGCTCCGGCCGTGAGACCGCCATCCGTTCGCTCCAGGCCGCCGGCCTCGAGGTGTCCTCGATCTCCGACGTGACGCCGCAGCCCTTCAACGGCTGCCGTCCGCCGAAGCGTCGTCGCGTTTAA
- the rpsM gene encoding 30S ribosomal protein S13 has product MARLAGVDLPRNKRMEIALTYIYGIGATRSKELLEKTGISPDLRTDNLSDEQLAALRDAIESSYTVEGDLRREVQADIRRKIEIGSYQGLRHRRGLPVRGQRTKTNARTRKGPKKTIAGKKK; this is encoded by the coding sequence ATGGCACGTCTCGCTGGTGTGGATCTTCCGCGCAACAAGCGCATGGAGATCGCACTCACCTACATCTACGGAATCGGCGCAACCCGTTCCAAGGAACTGCTCGAGAAGACGGGCATTTCTCCTGACCTGCGCACGGATAACCTGAGCGACGAGCAGCTCGCCGCGCTCCGCGACGCCATCGAGTCCTCCTACACCGTGGAGGGCGACCTCCGCCGCGAGGTCCAGGCCGACATCCGCCGCAAGATCGAAATCGGCTCCTACCAGGGTCTGCGTCACCGCCGCGGCCTCCCGGTGCGCGGTCAGCGCACCAAGACGAACGCGCGTACGCGTAAGGGACCGAAGAAGACTATCGCAGGAAAGAAGAAGTAA
- the infA gene encoding translation initiation factor IF-1 has protein sequence MAKEGAIEVEGRIVEPLKNAMFRVELDNGHEVLAHISGKMRQHYIRILPEDRVVVELSPYDLDRGRITYRYK, from the coding sequence ATGGCAAAAGAAGGCGCTATTGAGGTCGAGGGCCGCATCGTCGAGCCCTTGAAGAACGCTATGTTCCGTGTCGAGCTCGACAACGGGCACGAAGTCCTTGCTCACATCAGCGGCAAGATGCGCCAGCACTACATCCGTATCCTCCCCGAGGACCGCGTCGTCGTGGAGCTGTCCCCGTACGACCTGGACCGCGGGCGTATTACCTACCGCTACAAGTAA
- a CDS encoding L,D-transpeptidase has translation MNSAFEQLAKQQDQAAQDAAWNTRTTLIQQAEALGAINPQAPAQAKAAIDQAVETFFPGLIAQRTPKPAPAPAPAPAPAAPAPAPAAPAFDYGPCPKDAKACIDIDGRRSWLQQGGTMYYQAATIGPGKPGYETPRGTFYVNRKVKDEISWEFGNAPMPYATYFTNNGIAFHQGDPTILSHGCIRMYRGDAQRYFNDLQIGDKVYVY, from the coding sequence GTGAACTCCGCCTTCGAACAGCTGGCGAAGCAGCAGGATCAGGCGGCGCAGGACGCGGCGTGGAACACCCGCACCACGCTGATCCAGCAGGCGGAGGCCCTGGGGGCGATCAACCCGCAGGCGCCGGCGCAGGCGAAGGCGGCGATCGATCAGGCGGTGGAGACGTTCTTTCCCGGGCTGATCGCCCAGCGCACCCCGAAGCCCGCCCCGGCGCCGGCACCTGCGCCGGCCCCGGCGGCCCCGGCTCCGGCGCCCGCCGCGCCGGCTTTTGACTACGGCCCCTGCCCGAAGGACGCGAAGGCCTGCATCGACATCGATGGGCGCCGGTCGTGGTTGCAGCAGGGCGGCACGATGTACTACCAGGCGGCGACGATCGGGCCGGGCAAGCCGGGGTACGAGACGCCCCGCGGCACCTTCTATGTCAACCGCAAGGTCAAGGACGAGATTTCCTGGGAGTTTGGCAACGCGCCGATGCCGTACGCCACGTACTTCACCAACAACGGCATCGCGTTCCACCAGGGTGACCCCACGATTCTGTCGCACGGGTGCATCCGCATGTACCGCGGAGACGCGCAGCGCTACTTCAACGACCTGCAGATCGGCGACAAGGTCTACGTCTATTAG
- the map gene encoding type I methionyl aminopeptidase, with translation MVFRRRAIPAKTPSELDAMEAAGRVVGEALVKVREAAAPGVSTQELDRVAEEVIRSHGATPTFLGYEGFPASICASVNDVVVHGIPDAATVLEEGDLVSIDCGATLDGWVGDSAWSFGVGALAPDVDKLNRATEWVLAEGMKAMVPGNRLTDVSHALEVATRRAEERFGVALGILDGYGGHGIGHSMHEDPFLPNEGRPHRGPRIQEGSVLAIEPMLILGGGTDSEVCDDDWTVVTRDKAPAAHWEHTVAATAQGPRILTPRPV, from the coding sequence GTGGTTTTTCGCCGCCGTGCAATCCCGGCCAAGACCCCGAGCGAGCTCGACGCCATGGAGGCCGCAGGCCGCGTCGTGGGGGAGGCCCTGGTGAAGGTGCGCGAGGCCGCGGCGCCCGGCGTGAGCACCCAGGAGCTGGACCGGGTGGCCGAAGAGGTCATCCGTAGCCACGGCGCCACGCCGACGTTTCTCGGCTACGAGGGTTTCCCCGCCTCCATCTGCGCCTCGGTGAACGACGTGGTGGTGCACGGGATCCCCGACGCCGCCACCGTGCTCGAGGAGGGCGACCTCGTCTCCATCGATTGCGGCGCCACCCTCGACGGGTGGGTGGGGGACTCCGCGTGGTCGTTCGGGGTCGGGGCGCTTGCGCCGGACGTCGATAAGCTCAATCGTGCGACCGAGTGGGTCCTCGCCGAGGGGATGAAGGCGATGGTGCCCGGCAACCGGCTGACGGATGTCTCGCACGCGCTCGAGGTGGCGACACGGCGGGCCGAAGAGCGCTTCGGCGTCGCCCTGGGGATCCTCGACGGCTACGGCGGGCACGGAATTGGCCACAGCATGCACGAAGACCCCTTTCTGCCGAACGAGGGGCGCCCGCACCGCGGTCCCCGGATCCAGGAGGGCTCCGTGCTCGCGATCGAGCCGATGCTCATCCTCGGGGGCGGAACCGACAGCGAGGTGTGCGACGACGACTGGACCGTGGTGACGCGCGACAAGGCGCCCGCCGCTCACTGGGAGCACACGGTTGCGGCGACGGCGCAGGGCCCGCGCATCCTCACTCCGCGTCCTGTCTGA